Proteins from one Homalodisca vitripennis isolate AUS2020 chromosome 3, UT_GWSS_2.1, whole genome shotgun sequence genomic window:
- the LOC124356746 gene encoding uncharacterized protein LOC124356746 has protein sequence MESSLYLAFVVTLVCAAITIVDGEFDKKMLIEHARTCMKEGNLSKEDMEAVKKHEYSEEKYKCFIMCIGEKLGYIKNSKFDEAGALNATEAIFGDDDDKKQKAGQIVKDCAQKLQENPGKGCDVGPSAAECLENGILEKGVMEQSEYTP, from the exons ATGGAGTCATCTCTCTATCTTGCCTTTGTGGTAACTCTCGTCTGTGCCGCTATCACTATTGTTGAT GGCGAGTTTGACAAGAAGATGTTAATAGAACATGCGAGGACGTGTATGAAGGAGGGAAATTTAAGCAAGg AGGACATGGAAGCTGTCAAGAAACACGAGTATTCTGAAGAAAAATACAAG TGCTTCATCATGTGTATTGGCGAAAAGTTAGGATAT ATAAAGAACTCTAAATTTGATGAGGCGGGAGCCTTGAATGCGACAGAGGCTATTTTTGGTGATGACGATGACAAAAAACAAAAAGCTGGACAGATAGTAAAGGACTGTGCGCAGAAGT TACAAGAAAACCCAGGTAAAGGATGTGACGTTGGACCCTCGGCAGCAGAGTGCTTGGAGAACGGGATCCTTGAAAAAGGG GTGATGGAACAGAGTGAATATACCCCGTAA